The following are encoded together in the Nocardioides thalensis genome:
- a CDS encoding O-antigen ligase family protein gives MTDARQAKAFSRVRRSLPIAVGAAIVVLPLGDTAVPVVGLSLSFVAMAVPALLALVVLVRDEAPLPSSLVLLGLSLGVAAGVVSAASGVDPDRSIALVVISLITLGYAFAIAFAHRPGLEVDGVDLLVVVGGVVAMMALASAGSIEAAEAGNVVNGRLTGPFAQPNELGVFCAALLPLAVAATVTAGSRRRTAVLGLSAACLAAACVLSMSRGAWIGCVVGLAALAVLAPATRRALGTVAAALAGTAVLALVLPSSAPLLGVFALRMRSLGDPTQNQYDDRPLIWGEAWRQATEHPWWGIGPGAYQQAASGAVSRVSARPADHPHDLPLTILAERGMIGVGLAVVVVVGCALAARRLMRHGDELVAADRLRRTRGLAVIAGLIAVAIHGTFDMPLRNPIVAGLVWTLLGIAVVVDLTTKQGRSAEPGPRRTLHPLTLGSEPPPC, from the coding sequence GTGACCGACGCACGTCAGGCCAAAGCGTTCTCGCGCGTGCGCCGCTCCCTCCCGATCGCGGTGGGCGCGGCGATCGTGGTGCTGCCGCTCGGCGACACCGCCGTCCCGGTGGTCGGCCTCTCGCTGTCCTTCGTCGCCATGGCGGTGCCCGCACTCCTGGCCCTCGTCGTCCTGGTGCGCGACGAGGCACCGCTGCCGAGCTCGCTCGTCCTGCTCGGCCTGAGCCTCGGCGTGGCCGCCGGCGTGGTGTCTGCGGCCTCGGGGGTGGACCCCGACCGCTCGATCGCGCTCGTCGTCATCTCGCTGATCACCCTCGGCTACGCGTTCGCGATCGCCTTCGCGCACCGGCCCGGGCTCGAGGTCGACGGCGTCGACCTGCTGGTCGTGGTGGGCGGCGTGGTCGCGATGATGGCGCTGGCGTCCGCCGGATCGATCGAGGCGGCCGAGGCGGGCAACGTCGTCAACGGACGGCTCACCGGCCCGTTCGCCCAGCCCAACGAGCTGGGGGTGTTCTGTGCCGCGCTGCTGCCGCTGGCCGTCGCGGCCACCGTCACGGCGGGCTCGCGGCGCCGTACGGCCGTGCTCGGATTGTCAGCGGCATGCCTCGCCGCAGCCTGCGTGCTGAGCATGTCGCGCGGCGCGTGGATCGGCTGCGTCGTCGGGCTGGCAGCCCTGGCCGTCCTCGCGCCGGCGACGCGACGTGCGCTCGGCACCGTGGCCGCTGCGCTGGCCGGAACTGCTGTCCTCGCCCTGGTGCTGCCGTCGAGCGCCCCGTTGCTCGGCGTCTTCGCGCTCCGGATGAGGTCGCTCGGCGACCCGACCCAGAACCAGTACGACGACCGCCCGCTCATCTGGGGCGAGGCCTGGCGCCAGGCGACGGAGCACCCGTGGTGGGGGATCGGGCCCGGCGCCTACCAACAGGCCGCGAGCGGCGCGGTCAGCCGGGTGTCGGCCCGGCCCGCCGACCACCCGCACGACCTCCCGCTCACGATCCTCGCCGAGCGCGGGATGATCGGGGTGGGCCTTGCGGTCGTCGTTGTCGTCGGCTGCGCCCTCGCCGCCCGGCGACTCATGCGCCACGGTGACGAGCTCGTCGCGGCCGACCGGCTCCGCCGTACCCGCGGACTCGCCGTGATCGCGGGTCTGATCGCCGTGGCGATCCACGGCACGTTCGACATGCCCTTGCGAAACCCGATCGTGGCCGGGCTGGTCTGGACCCTCCTCGGTATCGCGGTCGTCGTCGACCTCACGACCAAGCAGGGCCGGTCCGCCGAGCCCGGCCCGCGGCGCACCCTCCACCCCCTCACCCTCGGAAGCGAGCCACCCCCATGTTGA
- a CDS encoding glycosyltransferase yields MTTGGSRLRVTVVQHGGVLGGAERWQLALADATDRLDVSVIGLGGGPTADAWATRGWPVVRLPSKSRATGLARVAARMPAALRRLQPDVVLAHGVKAALLAAPAARALGIPVVWVRHDASYERLTNLIDRMTDGQVSTSDWLTRGRSTRHGLVVNPPRMAGPVPRPEARERLGIHVAPDELLLGMATRITRNKGIEDAVHALADPAAAGWVLAVAGIHDPADPDEHDRLVKLAAEIGVADRVRFLGEVPDFHDVVSAFDAVAVLTKPSPDLAWYREGFGMTALEAITGGVPVIATPPVDELVGRGGICVPPACPPAVAEALVVLADPEARRLVAEAGERRAADFPDAPGAADRLVDFLAWLAHRPGAGRVATGPAMSVVTTVLDDVDGLTELLTAIVPQLGRDDELVVVDGGSVDESLLVARQAAAADRRVTVRVEPGAGISRGRNLGISLARHETIACTDAGCVPEAGWLDALRRAVAQHPGVGLWTGTYRVVADKPWERALAAVGYPAVEELGRPTPLVRAYGRLFGRSWDPSMPTGRSVAFTRAAWRTAGGFPEDLATGEDVLFGRRVVATGHAAEMVLDAEVSWAQRPTLRSNLRMFRRYGEGSGNSLDRRLMGRDLTRVTAYGAGVVIAARGGRAARVAAGAGTAAYLSLPLSRALRGPRPLTTAALVPVVGAARDLAKAYGAVSAAVRSRGRRT; encoded by the coding sequence GTGACCACCGGGGGGTCGCGGCTGCGGGTCACCGTCGTCCAGCACGGCGGCGTGCTCGGCGGCGCGGAGCGGTGGCAGCTCGCCCTCGCCGACGCGACCGACCGGCTCGATGTGTCGGTCATCGGTCTCGGCGGCGGTCCGACCGCCGACGCCTGGGCGACCCGCGGCTGGCCGGTCGTCCGGCTCCCCAGCAAGAGCCGGGCGACGGGACTCGCGCGGGTCGCGGCCCGGATGCCCGCCGCGCTCCGCCGGCTGCAGCCGGACGTGGTCCTCGCTCATGGCGTCAAGGCAGCGCTCCTCGCGGCTCCGGCCGCTCGCGCACTGGGCATCCCGGTCGTGTGGGTGCGCCACGACGCGTCGTACGAGCGGCTCACCAATCTCATCGACCGGATGACCGATGGCCAGGTCTCCACCAGCGACTGGCTCACGCGCGGCCGCTCCACCCGCCACGGTCTCGTGGTCAACCCGCCCCGGATGGCCGGGCCCGTGCCGCGGCCGGAGGCGCGCGAGCGGCTCGGCATCCACGTCGCGCCGGACGAGCTGTTGCTCGGCATGGCGACCCGGATCACCCGCAACAAGGGGATCGAGGACGCCGTCCACGCGCTCGCCGACCCCGCGGCCGCCGGCTGGGTGCTGGCGGTCGCCGGCATCCACGACCCAGCCGACCCCGACGAGCACGACCGCCTCGTCAAGCTCGCGGCCGAGATCGGCGTCGCCGACCGGGTCCGGTTCCTCGGCGAGGTCCCCGACTTCCACGACGTCGTCAGCGCGTTCGACGCCGTCGCCGTGCTGACGAAGCCGAGCCCCGACCTGGCGTGGTACCGCGAGGGCTTCGGCATGACCGCACTCGAGGCGATCACCGGGGGCGTCCCGGTCATCGCGACCCCGCCCGTCGACGAGCTCGTCGGCCGTGGCGGCATCTGCGTCCCGCCCGCGTGCCCGCCAGCGGTCGCCGAGGCGCTCGTGGTGCTCGCCGACCCCGAGGCCCGGCGCTTGGTGGCCGAGGCGGGGGAGCGGCGGGCCGCCGACTTCCCCGACGCGCCCGGCGCCGCCGACCGGCTGGTCGACTTCCTCGCCTGGCTGGCCCACCGTCCCGGCGCCGGACGGGTCGCGACCGGACCGGCCATGAGCGTGGTGACTACCGTGCTCGACGACGTGGACGGCCTCACCGAGCTCCTCACCGCCATCGTCCCGCAGCTGGGTCGCGACGACGAGCTGGTCGTCGTCGACGGTGGGTCCGTCGACGAGTCGCTGCTGGTCGCGCGACAGGCGGCGGCCGCGGATCGGCGGGTGACCGTGCGCGTCGAGCCCGGCGCCGGCATCTCCCGGGGACGCAACCTCGGCATCTCGCTCGCCCGTCACGAGACGATCGCCTGCACGGACGCCGGCTGCGTCCCTGAGGCCGGGTGGCTCGACGCCCTGCGCCGGGCCGTCGCCCAGCATCCTGGCGTCGGGCTCTGGACCGGCACCTACCGCGTCGTGGCCGACAAGCCGTGGGAGCGTGCGCTCGCGGCCGTGGGCTATCCCGCTGTCGAGGAGCTGGGCCGCCCGACCCCGCTGGTGCGCGCCTACGGCCGGCTGTTCGGCCGCAGCTGGGATCCGTCGATGCCGACGGGGCGGTCGGTCGCGTTCACGCGCGCCGCCTGGCGCACGGCGGGGGGCTTCCCCGAGGACCTCGCCACCGGCGAGGACGTCCTCTTCGGGCGGCGGGTCGTCGCCACCGGCCACGCCGCCGAGATGGTGCTCGACGCCGAGGTGTCGTGGGCGCAGCGCCCGACGCTGCGGTCCAACCTCCGGATGTTCCGACGGTACGGCGAGGGGAGCGGCAACTCGCTCGACCGGCGGCTCATGGGCCGCGACCTCACCCGGGTCACGGCGTACGGCGCCGGCGTCGTCATCGCCGCGCGGGGCGGGCGGGCCGCCCGCGTGGCGGCCGGCGCGGGCACCGCCGCCTACCTCTCGCTGCCTCTCTCGCGCGCGCTCCGGGGCCCGCGTCCGCTGACGACCGCGGCCCTCGTGCCGGTCGTCGGCGCGGCCCGCGACCTGGCCAAGGCCTACGGCGCCGTGTCCGCGGCGGTCCGCAGCCGGGGGCGCCGGACGTGA
- a CDS encoding polysaccharide deacetylase family protein, producing the protein MRTLPRARVLMYHGVDTVPSSRDPHGLFVTPQAFRDQVDHLLESGFAPVSEEQYVAAVHGAPLPRKAVLITFDDGYLGVGEHAAPVLASYGVPSVLYVPVGLIGGRSDWLEPPHRHPLMGVDELRAVQQQGMGIASHGLDHAALPTLSDDELRRHAAETREVLGSLVGAEVRSFAFPYGTHDARSRAAVRAAGYDIAFAVHDPVDELAIERVDVNASDTLRSFRVKLARFYPAAWHAAARFPAVRRAVHELVGRADPVDDTVTVPGSR; encoded by the coding sequence GTGAGGACCCTGCCCCGCGCACGCGTGCTGATGTACCACGGCGTCGACACGGTGCCGAGCAGCCGCGACCCGCACGGCCTGTTCGTGACGCCGCAGGCGTTCCGCGACCAGGTCGACCACCTCCTCGAGTCCGGGTTCGCGCCGGTCTCCGAGGAGCAGTACGTCGCCGCCGTCCACGGCGCTCCGCTGCCCCGGAAGGCGGTGCTGATCACGTTCGACGACGGCTACCTCGGGGTGGGGGAGCACGCGGCGCCGGTGCTCGCGTCGTACGGCGTGCCGAGCGTCCTGTACGTGCCGGTCGGGCTGATCGGCGGCCGGTCCGACTGGCTCGAGCCGCCGCACCGGCACCCGCTGATGGGCGTGGACGAGCTGCGGGCCGTCCAGCAGCAGGGGATGGGCATCGCCTCCCACGGCCTGGACCACGCGGCCCTGCCCACGCTGTCGGACGACGAGCTGCGACGTCACGCCGCCGAGACCCGGGAGGTGCTCGGCTCGCTCGTGGGCGCCGAGGTGCGGTCCTTCGCGTTCCCCTACGGCACCCACGACGCGCGATCGCGCGCAGCGGTCCGGGCTGCTGGCTACGACATCGCCTTCGCGGTCCACGACCCCGTCGACGAGCTCGCGATCGAGCGCGTGGACGTCAACGCGTCCGACACCCTGCGGTCGTTCCGGGTCAAGCTCGCGCGGTTCTACCCGGCCGCGTGGCACGCGGCCGCGAGGTTCCCCGCCGTACGCCGCGCCGTCCACGAGCTGGTCGGCCGGGCCGACCCCGTCGACGACACCGTGACCGTCCCGGGGTCCCGATGA